The [Bacillus] selenitireducens MLS10 genome includes a region encoding these proteins:
- a CDS encoding YpmS family protein — protein MEKKTINLWKWAFLILCLALVLTFAGMTLVYLYAVSGSDREEWESPVYEDSDGAVFEISTTKDDINLWIEQEMRAEGEENFQLYLDDYMYVETTVDVFGLQVPVDLRLIPEVTEDGNLVLIEDRFRIAGFSLPSEQVFRLIRATADLPDWIDVIPESSEFYIDLREAASDGGVDLRIVEFDLAEERLLFEATFLVDR, from the coding sequence TTGGAAAAGAAAACGATCAATCTGTGGAAATGGGCGTTCCTGATCCTCTGTCTGGCGCTCGTATTAACGTTTGCCGGAATGACACTTGTTTATCTGTATGCTGTGTCCGGCTCTGACAGGGAAGAATGGGAAAGCCCGGTTTATGAGGATTCAGACGGTGCGGTTTTTGAGATTTCCACGACGAAAGACGATATCAATCTCTGGATTGAACAGGAGATGCGCGCAGAAGGGGAAGAGAATTTTCAACTCTATCTGGATGATTACATGTATGTGGAGACCACAGTCGATGTCTTCGGCCTTCAGGTTCCTGTTGATTTAAGGCTGATTCCTGAGGTGACTGAGGACGGCAATTTGGTTCTGATCGAGGACCGCTTCAGGATCGCAGGCTTCTCTCTTCCTTCCGAGCAGGTGTTTCGGCTGATTCGTGCAACGGCGGATTTACCGGATTGGATTGACGTGATCCCGGAATCAAGCGAATTTTACATTGATTTGAGGGAGGCTGCATCGGATGGGGGAGTGGATCTGCGGATTGTGGAATTTGATTTGGCCGAGGAACGGCTGCTGTTTGAGGCAACGTTTCTTGTGGACCGGTGA
- the yhaM gene encoding 3'-5' exoribonuclease YhaM, with amino-acid sequence MTKQNGIQQKLVGDTVESFMLIKSVKKGIASNGKPFLSLQLSDRTGEIDAKLWAVSPEDQESYQAGRVVFVNGDIQDFRGMRQLRIRSLRLSVSSDQVKPHDFMPSAPMAPEDMIEEVTQFIFELQNARIQRITRHLFKKHQKAFATAPAAVKNHHEYASGLLYHVVSMLRLGRELSALYPTLDTDLLYSGIILHDMAKVRELSGPLTPEYTVEGKLLGHIPLMITEIDEAAKELQIEGDEVLALQHMILTHHGKPEWGSPKPPMIREAEMLHMIDNIDARMNMLDRALETVPPGQFSERVFPLENRSFYKPDFQS; translated from the coding sequence ATGACAAAACAGAACGGGATTCAGCAGAAGCTCGTGGGAGATACAGTAGAGAGTTTCATGCTGATCAAGAGTGTCAAAAAAGGCATCGCGAGTAACGGTAAGCCGTTTCTCTCTTTGCAGCTATCTGACAGGACCGGTGAAATCGACGCCAAACTGTGGGCCGTGTCACCGGAAGATCAGGAGTCCTATCAGGCAGGACGGGTTGTGTTCGTGAACGGGGATATCCAGGATTTCAGAGGGATGAGGCAATTGAGAATTCGCTCTCTGCGGCTTTCCGTATCCAGTGATCAGGTCAAACCCCATGATTTTATGCCGTCTGCCCCGATGGCGCCGGAGGACATGATTGAGGAAGTGACGCAGTTTATTTTTGAACTGCAAAATGCGCGCATACAGCGGATAACTCGCCACCTGTTTAAAAAGCATCAGAAAGCTTTTGCAACAGCCCCTGCAGCAGTCAAGAACCATCATGAATATGCATCAGGGCTGTTATACCATGTCGTATCGATGCTGAGGCTTGGCAGGGAACTGTCAGCCCTTTATCCGACGCTCGACACCGACCTTCTCTACAGCGGCATCATTTTGCATGATATGGCTAAGGTAAGAGAGCTCTCAGGTCCTCTGACACCGGAATATACGGTTGAAGGGAAACTGCTTGGTCACATTCCCCTGATGATTACAGAGATTGATGAGGCAGCAAAAGAACTGCAAATCGAAGGGGATGAGGTCCTTGCCCTGCAGCATATGATTTTGACTCATCACGGGAAGCCGGAATGGGGATCGCCAAAACCGCCGATGATCCGTGAGGCGGAAATGCTCCATATGATTGATAACATTGATGCGCGGATGAATATGCTCGACAGAGCTCTCGAAACGGTTCCGCCGGGTCAGTTCAGCGAGCGGGTTTTCCCTTTAGAGAACAGGAGCTTTTATAAACCTGATTTTCAGTCATAA
- a CDS encoding HIT family protein, with the protein MSHNENCIFCKIIQGDIPGAKVYEDDHVLAFLDISQVTKGHTLVIPKQHEESIFELSEETARNLFAAVPKVSGALKAAFDPKGLNILNNNGEFAGQSVFHYHLHLLPRYSSEDGFDAKWVTHTDDYTGEDLAKLATAIQENLS; encoded by the coding sequence ATGTCTCACAATGAAAACTGTATTTTTTGCAAAATTATTCAAGGCGATATTCCCGGCGCCAAGGTGTACGAAGATGACCATGTTTTGGCCTTTCTGGATATCAGTCAGGTGACAAAAGGTCATACGCTTGTCATTCCAAAACAGCATGAAGAAAGCATTTTTGAGCTGTCGGAAGAAACGGCACGAAACCTGTTTGCCGCCGTTCCGAAAGTATCCGGTGCATTAAAGGCGGCCTTTGATCCAAAAGGACTGAACATCCTTAACAACAACGGTGAGTTTGCCGGTCAATCCGTGTTCCACTATCATCTGCACCTGTTGCCAAGATATTCTTCCGAAGACGGATTCGATGCAAAATGGGTTACACATACCGATGATTACACAGGTGAAGATCTTGCAAAGCTTGCAACTGCCATTCAAGAAAACCTTTCCTGA
- a CDS encoding ABC transporter permease, whose amino-acid sequence MHSTGDLYDKRRSEYWQKAIRYLRLIGNSGFLFSLYLLFVFGSYYYGQLLQWLPESFPAKLTVGVVLVWFVTRGRVRTFIREADVVFLTPLEHRMKKYIHKSILYSWLMEAFYTALVILLFTPLMMDRFVDSTAAWLIIVLAALLLKGWNLLAGFEEQRFQDDRKVYQHTAMRAAVNAVVIIALFDMQSVWTILLSMVLLLIVYGIYFRKLSKVYLLKWQRLVAIEQKTTMTFYRIANSFTDVPALKSTVKKRRVADVFLSFTPYGHDHFYRYLMGRSFFRADDYFGIYVRLTAVGAVFTLAVNLDWGQWLVGGAFSVLTAMQIATLKDHYNTKQMIDLYPVNKENRFDGHKYWMRRLLLIQGLIVGSLVAFITAPLQGLIVFIVMAICSFWLSDLYLRKTYNKRYPGIG is encoded by the coding sequence ATGCATAGTACCGGGGATCTCTATGACAAAAGGCGTAGTGAGTACTGGCAGAAGGCTATCCGGTATTTAAGGCTTATTGGGAACAGCGGTTTTTTGTTCTCGCTGTATTTGCTGTTCGTCTTTGGCAGTTATTATTATGGCCAGCTTCTGCAGTGGCTGCCGGAATCATTCCCGGCAAAACTGACTGTTGGGGTTGTGCTTGTGTGGTTTGTAACAAGGGGACGTGTCAGAACCTTTATCAGGGAAGCGGATGTGGTGTTTTTGACACCTCTCGAACACCGGATGAAGAAGTATATCCATAAAAGCATTCTGTACAGTTGGCTGATGGAAGCCTTTTACACGGCTCTTGTGATTTTGTTGTTTACCCCATTGATGATGGACCGTTTTGTCGATTCGACAGCGGCCTGGCTGATCATTGTCCTGGCGGCGCTCCTATTGAAAGGGTGGAATCTCCTTGCCGGTTTTGAAGAGCAGCGGTTTCAGGATGACAGGAAAGTCTATCAGCACACGGCTATGCGCGCTGCCGTCAATGCGGTGGTCATCATTGCGTTGTTTGATATGCAGTCGGTGTGGACGATTTTGCTTTCGATGGTTCTGCTTCTAATTGTATACGGGATTTATTTCCGTAAACTGTCGAAGGTGTATTTATTGAAATGGCAACGGCTCGTCGCCATTGAACAGAAAACGACGATGACCTTTTACCGGATCGCAAACAGTTTTACCGATGTACCCGCACTGAAATCAACCGTCAAAAAAAGGCGCGTTGCCGATGTGTTCTTGTCGTTCACGCCATATGGACATGATCATTTCTACCGGTATCTCATGGGAAGAAGTTTTTTCAGGGCAGATGATTATTTTGGCATCTATGTCCGATTGACGGCTGTTGGGGCTGTCTTTACCCTGGCGGTTAATCTTGATTGGGGACAGTGGCTTGTCGGGGGCGCTTTTTCCGTCCTGACTGCCATGCAGATCGCGACTTTGAAGGATCATTACAACACGAAGCAAATGATCGATCTGTACCCGGTGAATAAGGAGAACCGTTTTGATGGGCACAAGTATTGGATGAGGCGCCTCCTCTTGATTCAGGGGTTGATAGTCGGCTCGCTCGTTGCATTCATCACCGCACCTCTTCAGGGGCTGATCGTCTTTATCGTCATGGCGATCTGTTCGTTTTGGCTGTCAGATCTGTATCTCAGAAAAACCTACAATAAACGATATCCGGGCATCGGATAA
- a CDS encoding cytochrome c biogenesis CcdA family protein translates to MYTAAIMINELTFLSIWIALFAGLVSFLSPCIFPLVPAYIAQLTGSNIADNQIEAERRLIFSRSIGFIIGFTSIFMIIGASSSLIGSLFINYQQLLQQLGGIIIILFGLQLMGVFSLDFLMSNKAMSRPSKTTSFGRSILFGFVFAAGWSPCVGLVLGSILALGVGSGADTTGMMILLLFYSMGIGIPFLLVSLIYAKSLDKVRNLNRFLPALQKTSGVIMIVLGVLLFTGIFFRIASYLSQFVPFGI, encoded by the coding sequence ATGTATACTGCTGCAATAATGATCAATGAACTGACTTTCCTGTCGATCTGGATTGCCCTTTTCGCAGGACTTGTATCTTTTTTATCCCCATGTATTTTCCCACTTGTACCGGCTTATATCGCTCAACTGACCGGTTCAAATATTGCCGACAATCAGATTGAGGCAGAACGGAGACTGATTTTCTCAAGAAGCATCGGTTTTATCATCGGCTTCACATCGATCTTTATGATCATCGGGGCATCGTCGTCCCTCATCGGATCACTCTTTATCAACTACCAGCAGCTCCTTCAGCAGCTTGGCGGGATCATCATTATCCTGTTTGGCCTTCAGCTGATGGGCGTCTTTTCACTCGATTTTCTCATGAGTAACAAAGCCATGAGCCGCCCGAGTAAAACAACCAGTTTCGGTCGGTCGATTCTGTTCGGCTTCGTGTTTGCCGCAGGCTGGTCTCCGTGCGTGGGACTCGTCCTCGGTTCCATTCTTGCTTTGGGTGTCGGTTCAGGGGCTGATACGACGGGCATGATGATTCTGCTTCTGTTTTATTCCATGGGGATCGGGATTCCGTTCCTGCTTGTCTCACTCATTTATGCAAAATCGCTCGATAAGGTGCGCAATCTGAACCGTTTCTTACCGGCTTTACAAAAAACGAGCGGCGTCATCATGATTGTACTCGGTGTCCTGCTCTTCACAGGAATTTTCTTCCGGATCGCTTCTTACCTGTCCCAGTTTGTCCCGTTCGGCATTTAA
- a CDS encoding ABC transporter ATP-binding protein, with protein MTALLEIEGLTGGYQKNRPVLHDVGFTVHPNEMVGLIGLNGAGKSTTIKHILGLMDPHSGTIRLNGKSVSEDVKGFRQELAYIPEMPMLYEELTLWEHLELTAMAYGISEKEMTQRAEALLKEYRMTKMKQWFPSQFSKGMRQKVMIMCAFMVEPQLYVADEPFVGLDPIGIKSFLDRMVALREEGCGILMSTHILATAERYCDRFIFLHHGRMILEGTLEELREQSGMPGVALDDIYVEMTKEERHA; from the coding sequence ATGACAGCTTTATTGGAAATAGAGGGCCTGACCGGCGGTTACCAGAAAAACAGACCGGTTCTGCACGATGTCGGTTTCACTGTTCACCCGAATGAAATGGTGGGTCTGATCGGACTCAACGGGGCAGGGAAAAGTACAACCATCAAACATATCCTCGGATTAATGGATCCGCACAGCGGTACGATCAGACTGAATGGAAAATCAGTATCGGAAGATGTGAAGGGGTTCCGGCAAGAACTCGCGTACATACCGGAAATGCCGATGCTGTATGAGGAACTGACGCTGTGGGAGCATCTTGAACTGACCGCAATGGCATACGGGATTAGCGAAAAGGAGATGACGCAGCGTGCTGAAGCTCTTTTGAAGGAATACCGGATGACCAAAATGAAACAATGGTTTCCTTCCCAGTTTTCCAAAGGCATGCGGCAAAAAGTGATGATCATGTGTGCATTCATGGTCGAGCCGCAGCTTTACGTTGCGGATGAACCCTTTGTGGGGCTCGATCCGATTGGCATCAAATCGTTTCTTGATCGGATGGTGGCGCTCCGGGAAGAAGGGTGCGGGATTTTGATGTCCACGCATATTCTCGCCACAGCAGAACGTTACTGTGACCGGTTTATCTTCCTCCATCATGGCCGCATGATTCTGGAAGGTACGCTTGAAGAATTGAGGGAACAGTCGGGGATGCCAGGAGTGGCCCTTGATGATATTTATGTTGAGATGACAAAGGAAGAGCGTCATGCATAG
- a CDS encoding DUF3267 domain-containing protein: MNCLKTISVERDFGKEKLLLISTLFSGAYFLIFYTLFRTLLPQTALVDHGPFVLVLAVAAIVPIHLVLHCIPLWFSGIRASCGIRKEQWPFFYYSFSDAISKRVSILSTLSPAILITFATLTAAVLFPQYIHYIALASALNAGLSVFDMMNARQIWMIPKQCLIEEHRDGFYILRPIRHEEAN; the protein is encoded by the coding sequence TTGAATTGTTTAAAAACCATTTCCGTCGAGCGGGATTTCGGAAAAGAAAAGTTATTGCTGATTTCAACACTGTTCAGCGGTGCATATTTTCTAATTTTCTATACCCTGTTCCGGACATTACTTCCGCAAACCGCACTCGTTGACCACGGACCATTTGTCCTTGTCCTTGCTGTGGCTGCCATTGTCCCTATCCATTTGGTTCTTCACTGTATACCGCTCTGGTTCAGCGGTATCCGGGCAAGCTGTGGTATTCGTAAAGAGCAATGGCCGTTTTTTTACTACTCGTTCTCAGACGCAATTTCAAAACGGGTCAGTATTTTATCAACCCTGTCGCCTGCGATTTTGATCACATTTGCAACCCTTACAGCCGCAGTGCTGTTTCCGCAGTACATTCACTATATCGCCCTCGCTTCTGCACTCAATGCCGGTCTTTCAGTCTTTGATATGATGAACGCCAGGCAGATCTGGATGATCCCGAAGCAGTGTCTGATCGAAGAGCATCGTGACGGTTTTTATATTTTACGACCAATCCGACATGAGGAAGCCAATTAA
- a CDS encoding amidohydrolase — MTNQETLHDFIQQHFDEMVDIRRYLHQHPELSFEEEHTPAFIADYHEKLGHSVQSGVGGRGVVAILKGKQPGPRIALRADFDALPIHDEKDVPYRSKVDGKMHACGHDAHTASLLVLAKALNAMKDQLKGDVVFLHQFAEEVAPGGAKPMIEAGCLEGVDVVYGTHLWSTSEVGTVEYQEQAAMAAADRFKIKVQGNGGHGAHPHTTRDAVLIGAKITDALHHIVSRTVDPMASAVISVGRFEAINAFNVIADSAELEGTVRTFDPEIQQLVRTEMERVTTGIAETYGASATFEYIPGYPAVINHPEHAEIVRKVAASTKSVKAVSHVPPQMAGEDFGYYIQEKPGAFFFTGARHPDWSVAYPHHHPKFDIDERAMITSADMLGNLVLETMGLRDPS, encoded by the coding sequence ATGACTAATCAGGAAACATTGCATGATTTCATTCAACAGCATTTTGATGAGATGGTTGACATCAGGCGCTATCTCCATCAGCACCCTGAGCTCTCCTTTGAGGAAGAGCATACACCTGCCTTCATTGCGGACTATCATGAGAAGCTCGGGCACAGCGTTCAGAGCGGTGTCGGAGGGCGCGGGGTTGTTGCCATTCTGAAAGGTAAACAGCCTGGCCCCAGGATCGCACTTAGGGCCGATTTTGATGCGCTTCCGATTCATGATGAAAAGGATGTCCCATACCGCTCCAAAGTGGACGGCAAGATGCACGCATGCGGCCATGATGCCCATACAGCAAGCCTTCTCGTCCTTGCAAAAGCGTTAAATGCCATGAAAGACCAGCTGAAAGGGGACGTCGTCTTCCTGCACCAGTTTGCGGAGGAAGTGGCCCCAGGCGGAGCGAAGCCCATGATCGAGGCCGGCTGCCTTGAAGGCGTCGACGTCGTCTATGGCACACACCTCTGGTCCACTTCAGAAGTCGGTACCGTTGAATACCAGGAGCAGGCCGCCATGGCGGCAGCGGACCGTTTCAAGATTAAAGTACAGGGGAATGGCGGTCACGGTGCCCATCCGCATACAACGAGAGACGCGGTGTTAATTGGTGCCAAGATCACAGATGCCCTGCATCACATCGTCAGCCGAACCGTCGATCCGATGGCATCCGCTGTCATCAGCGTAGGTCGCTTTGAAGCGATCAACGCCTTCAACGTGATTGCCGACAGCGCGGAACTTGAAGGCACCGTCCGAACTTTTGACCCTGAGATCCAACAGCTCGTCCGTACGGAAATGGAACGCGTCACGACAGGTATCGCGGAAACCTACGGAGCGAGCGCCACCTTCGAGTACATCCCGGGCTACCCGGCCGTGATCAATCATCCGGAGCACGCAGAAATCGTCAGAAAGGTTGCTGCTTCAACCAAAAGTGTGAAAGCGGTCAGCCATGTACCGCCGCAAATGGCAGGGGAAGATTTCGGATACTATATCCAGGAGAAACCCGGGGCTTTCTTCTTTACAGGAGCGAGGCATCCGGACTGGTCCGTTGCATATCCGCACCATCATCCTAAATTTGATATCGATGAACGTGCGATGATCACATCCGCAGACATGCTCGGCAACCTGGTCCTCGAAACGATGGGCCTGAGAGATCCGTCATAA
- a CDS encoding HTH-type transcriptional regulator Hpr, translated as MEHQELHSMKQSIMYSHKIAQLSKALWKSIEKDWQAWIKPFELNINEHHILWIAYNLEGASITDIAKFGVMHVSTAFNFSKKLEERGLLTFSKRNTDKRNTYIYLTPDGESLLLETFKSYNNQTYAVYNGSLPIKDLYGKFPEFSELMSIVKHIYGPDFIRIFELSLSKFEEGFTEVNGQLIPVQKGDSEASTS; from the coding sequence ATGGAGCACCAAGAATTGCATTCCATGAAACAGTCCATTATGTACAGCCACAAAATTGCCCAGCTGAGCAAAGCCCTGTGGAAATCCATCGAGAAAGACTGGCAGGCCTGGATTAAGCCGTTTGAATTGAACATCAATGAGCATCATATCCTGTGGATTGCCTACAACTTAGAAGGCGCATCGATCACCGATATTGCCAAATTCGGTGTGATGCATGTTTCCACTGCTTTCAACTTCTCCAAAAAACTGGAGGAACGCGGATTGTTGACGTTCTCCAAACGCAACACCGATAAACGGAATACGTATATTTATTTAACCCCCGACGGCGAGTCACTGTTGCTTGAAACTTTTAAAAGCTACAACAATCAGACTTATGCTGTCTATAACGGATCTTTGCCGATTAAAGACCTGTACGGCAAGTTCCCGGAGTTTTCTGAACTGATGAGCATCGTCAAACACATATACGGGCCTGATTTTATTCGTATTTTTGAATTATCCCTCTCCAAATTTGAAGAAGGATTCACAGAAGTGAACGGCCAGCTGATCCCCGTGCAAAAAGGGGATTCCGAAGCCTCCACATCCTGA
- the serC gene encoding 3-phosphoserine/phosphohydroxythreonine transaminase has translation MTTMTTYNFNPGPSPLPKEVLDHVQKNMFNFEQSGMGLMELSHRSALYEQVHNQTISDLKDILRVPDDFSILLLQGGASLQFSMIALNFLGDDQKAAYVMTGSWSEKAKKEADFYGETYVLATTKENQYKSIPDVPLQDIQNNTAYLHFTSNNTIFGTQIRSFPDADVPVIVDMSSDILSKPVDWNTVDLAYAGAQKNAGMSGVTVVIIRNSLLEKASDKVSPSLSYKQHAKSNSLYNTPPTAAIYMTGLVCDWIKQNGAIEGMTERASHKAGLLYDEIDGSDGFYTGHAETEARSFMNVTFNLPTEELEKKFLAQAKEKGFVGLNGHRSVGGCRASIYNAVPVSHVEALVSFMKAFRSDNQ, from the coding sequence ATGACAACGATGACCACGTACAATTTTAATCCCGGACCGAGCCCTCTGCCAAAAGAGGTCCTCGACCATGTGCAGAAAAACATGTTCAATTTCGAACAATCAGGGATGGGGCTGATGGAACTCAGCCATCGAAGTGCACTGTATGAACAGGTACATAATCAGACCATCAGTGACCTGAAAGACATTCTCAGGGTTCCAGATGATTTTTCCATTCTTTTGTTACAGGGCGGTGCCTCCTTGCAGTTCTCCATGATCGCGCTGAACTTCCTTGGCGATGATCAAAAAGCCGCCTATGTGATGACCGGATCCTGGTCAGAGAAAGCCAAAAAAGAAGCGGATTTTTACGGAGAGACCTACGTCCTGGCCACCACAAAGGAAAACCAGTACAAGTCGATTCCCGATGTTCCGCTGCAGGACATTCAGAATAATACGGCTTATCTTCACTTCACGTCAAACAACACCATCTTCGGCACCCAGATCAGGTCTTTTCCTGATGCCGACGTTCCCGTGATTGTGGATATGTCGAGTGATATTCTCAGTAAACCCGTCGACTGGAACACGGTGGATTTAGCGTATGCCGGAGCCCAAAAGAATGCCGGCATGTCCGGAGTGACGGTTGTTATTATCCGCAACAGCCTGCTCGAGAAGGCGTCTGATAAGGTGTCACCGTCTCTTTCCTATAAGCAGCATGCCAAGAGCAACTCGCTCTATAACACACCGCCTACCGCAGCGATTTATATGACCGGTCTCGTCTGCGACTGGATCAAACAGAACGGCGCAATTGAAGGCATGACAGAGCGTGCCTCCCATAAAGCAGGACTGCTGTATGATGAAATCGACGGATCAGACGGCTTTTATACGGGGCATGCGGAAACAGAGGCCCGATCGTTTATGAACGTGACGTTTAACCTGCCGACGGAAGAACTTGAAAAGAAATTCCTTGCCCAGGCAAAGGAAAAAGGTTTTGTCGGCTTGAACGGACACCGCTCCGTCGGTGGATGCAGAGCCTCTATTTACAACGCCGTGCCCGTCAGTCACGTCGAAGCTCTCGTCTCCTTCATGAAGGCCTTCCGCTCTGACAACCAATAG
- a CDS encoding transglycosylase domain-containing protein — protein sequence MHMRKWKKRLVLITGIIMFTLLLAAGGYTGVILFGNYTIDEKDLVMSELTTLVDSDGDTVAHLFEENRELVTIEDVPDYVQGAFISVEDHRFHQHTGFDLRAIGRALYRDITSGSLQEGGSTITQQLAKNIFLTPEKSFLRKTEEVLIAINLERRYTKDEILEMYLNQIYFGHGAHGIQAASKLYFDKEVSELTIEEGALLAALPKGPNLYSPFVDHDRSLERRNLVLGLMNRHGYIESDEAVRLQGRTLPEEQSAISANPAYSVYVDMVLEEAERRFGIREEEILRGGYTIETAIDQTLQESLYEQFQDAAQFPENSGEQIAQGSAVFLDNETAGVRAVSGGRDYVRKGLNRAVMPRQPGSAIKPVAVFAPALEEGVFEPYSLLADQPIDFDGYQPRNISGSYQGEVTLYDAIVDSVNVPAVFALDELGIDPAKRYLEEQDVYVDDNGLSIALGGLEEGLSPLQMASLYRTLADDGWYKQPYLIERIVTSSGIDILPGDSLEARQVYSSQTAWYMTRMLEAAVDEGTGRHGEFDGSLAGKTGTSSGRRDLWFAGFTPELSGAYWMGFDRYDEETVMNDSSARSVMAMKTVLSDAGHGEIELAFTKPEGVSDLEEPVRMIAVNDLEADTNFSFTGANIHLSWSASDDERLTYRLYELKGNGDRELVEELKGADEYTIRGVNLFSTRTYQVVPYNPQVGREGEPSNTVEAGFSFFSRQ from the coding sequence ATGCATATGAGAAAATGGAAGAAAAGACTGGTTTTAATCACCGGGATCATCATGTTTACGTTGCTTTTGGCAGCGGGTGGCTATACCGGTGTGATTTTATTTGGCAATTATACGATTGATGAAAAAGATCTTGTGATGAGTGAACTGACGACCCTGGTGGACAGTGACGGAGATACGGTTGCGCATCTGTTTGAAGAGAACCGGGAACTGGTGACTATTGAAGATGTTCCTGACTATGTTCAGGGTGCCTTTATATCCGTTGAAGACCACAGGTTTCATCAGCATACCGGATTTGACCTCCGAGCCATCGGAAGAGCCCTGTACCGCGATATCACGAGCGGCTCGCTTCAGGAAGGCGGCAGTACGATCACCCAGCAGCTCGCGAAAAACATTTTTTTGACGCCGGAGAAATCGTTTCTGCGTAAAACAGAGGAAGTCCTGATAGCCATTAATCTCGAGCGGCGATACACGAAAGACGAAATCCTCGAAATGTATTTGAATCAGATCTATTTTGGACATGGTGCCCATGGCATCCAGGCGGCATCGAAGCTGTACTTTGATAAAGAAGTGAGTGAACTGACAATCGAAGAAGGGGCGCTTTTGGCGGCACTTCCGAAAGGGCCGAATCTTTATTCACCGTTTGTCGATCACGACCGCAGCCTTGAGCGCAGAAACCTCGTCTTGGGCCTGATGAACCGTCACGGATACATTGAATCTGATGAAGCGGTTCGACTTCAGGGAAGGACCCTTCCTGAAGAACAGTCGGCCATTTCGGCAAACCCTGCTTACAGCGTATACGTGGACATGGTACTTGAAGAAGCGGAGCGCCGTTTCGGAATCAGGGAAGAAGAAATCCTTCGCGGAGGCTACACCATTGAGACCGCCATCGATCAGACCCTGCAAGAGTCTTTGTATGAACAGTTTCAGGATGCCGCTCAGTTTCCTGAAAACAGCGGGGAACAGATCGCCCAGGGAAGCGCCGTGTTCCTGGATAACGAAACGGCAGGAGTCAGAGCGGTATCCGGCGGGAGAGACTACGTCAGAAAAGGACTGAACCGTGCGGTGATGCCACGTCAACCTGGCTCTGCGATCAAGCCGGTTGCGGTATTTGCGCCAGCTCTTGAGGAGGGCGTTTTTGAACCGTATTCCCTTCTCGCCGATCAGCCTATCGATTTTGACGGGTATCAGCCCCGCAATATTTCCGGTTCCTATCAGGGGGAAGTGACGCTCTATGATGCGATCGTTGATTCTGTGAATGTGCCGGCAGTCTTTGCCCTTGATGAACTGGGGATCGATCCGGCAAAGCGCTATCTCGAAGAGCAGGATGTATATGTGGATGACAACGGGCTTAGTATTGCGCTTGGCGGCCTTGAAGAAGGGCTCTCACCGCTTCAGATGGCGTCTTTGTACCGGACGCTTGCGGATGACGGCTGGTATAAACAACCGTATCTGATTGAGCGTATCGTCACGTCATCCGGGATCGATATTCTTCCTGGTGACAGTCTGGAGGCCAGACAGGTGTATTCAAGTCAAACGGCATGGTATATGACGAGAATGCTTGAAGCCGCGGTTGATGAAGGAACCGGGAGACATGGTGAATTTGACGGTTCCCTTGCAGGCAAAACAGGGACCAGTTCAGGCAGACGGGATCTCTGGTTTGCCGGTTTTACACCCGAACTCTCCGGTGCCTATTGGATGGGGTTTGACCGTTATGACGAAGAAACGGTGATGAACGATTCGAGCGCACGCTCCGTCATGGCCATGAAAACGGTCCTGTCAGACGCCGGGCATGGGGAGATCGAGCTTGCGTTTACCAAACCTGAAGGTGTATCCGATCTTGAAGAACCGGTCCGTATGATCGCCGTCAATGATCTTGAGGCAGATACGAACTTCAGTTTTACCGGTGCGAACATTCATTTGAGCTGGTCGGCATCGGATGATGAGCGATTGACATACAGGCTTTATGAGCTCAAAGGCAATGGTGATCGGGAACTGGTTGAGGAGTTAAAAGGAGCGGATGAGTACACCATTCGCGGAGTGAATCTGTTTTCGACAAGGACGTATCAGGTTGTCCCTTACAACCCTCAGGTTGGCAGAGAAGGAGAACCGTCGAATACGGTGGAAGCGGGATTCAGCTTCTTTTCACGGCAATAA